In a single window of the Olivibacter sp. SDN3 genome:
- a CDS encoding alpha/beta hydrolase, with protein sequence MKKFLFATSAQPPANQDPSISKETKAFLKVLNSGGGDPLETMSPKDARLVLVGAQNSVNYDYSDIEESERTITQDGITVKIHVVKAKEAKKDVPVFMFFHGGGWVLGDYPTHKRLVRDLVVNSGAVAVFPDYTPSPEARFPVAINEAYAATKWVSLHGRELGVDSSRLAVAGNSVGGNMAAVVSLMAKDRKGPKISFQLLLWPVTDADFTRESYTKYAQERFLTTPLMKWMWDNYAPNLAERKGKYASPARASLEELKGLPSALVQLAENDILYDEGLAYARKLDEAGVPVTVTEYKGFIHDYGMLNPLSHIPAVQISVKQAAVALKDALHR encoded by the coding sequence ATGAAAAAGTTCTTATTTGCAACATCGGCACAACCTCCTGCAAATCAGGATCCGAGTATTTCCAAAGAAACCAAAGCATTTCTTAAGGTACTGAACAGCGGTGGTGGTGACCCCCTTGAAACTATGTCTCCAAAAGATGCACGTTTAGTGTTGGTGGGAGCTCAGAACTCGGTAAATTATGATTACTCCGATATTGAAGAATCAGAAAGAACAATCACCCAGGACGGGATTACGGTAAAAATCCATGTTGTAAAAGCCAAAGAGGCAAAAAAAGATGTTCCTGTATTTATGTTCTTCCACGGAGGTGGATGGGTATTAGGTGACTATCCAACCCACAAAAGACTCGTACGTGACCTCGTAGTTAATAGCGGAGCAGTTGCTGTATTCCCGGATTACACACCGTCACCCGAAGCCCGATTTCCGGTGGCAATTAATGAAGCCTATGCCGCTACAAAATGGGTTTCGCTTCACGGCCGTGAACTAGGAGTGGACAGTTCAAGATTGGCCGTTGCCGGGAATAGCGTAGGAGGTAATATGGCCGCTGTTGTTTCATTGATGGCAAAAGATAGAAAAGGGCCGAAAATCAGTTTCCAGTTATTATTATGGCCGGTGACAGATGCGGATTTCACAAGGGAATCCTATACAAAATATGCCCAAGAGCGGTTCTTAACAACACCTTTGATGAAATGGATGTGGGATAATTATGCACCGAATCTTGCAGAACGCAAGGGCAAATATGCTTCCCCTGCCAGAGCTTCGTTGGAAGAATTAAAAGGTCTGCCCTCTGCATTGGTACAATTAGCCGAAAACGACATTTTATATGATGAAGGTCTGGCTTATGCTAGGAAATTAGATGAAGCGGGTGTACCGGTAACCGTTACAGAGTACAAAGGATTTATCCACGACTACGGGATGCTCAATCCATTGAGCCATATACCAGCAGTTCAGATTTCTGTAAAACAAGCCGCAGTTGCATTGAAAGATGCTTTACACAGGTAA